From the genome of Alicyclobacillus sp. SO9:
CGCCTGTTGGACTTCGCGTTGGTTTCCTGAATGTACACCTCGATAGACCTCCGTGACTTGCTGCAACAGTTCAATCTTGACCGTTTCTATAGAGCGGATCTTGCGGGCAATCTGCATGTGCGGTTCCATGTTATTCACAGTATTGCCCTCCTTTATAAGGTAAGCTGATGCGTATATTTGCCTTGCCTGCGTGTCAGCAAGCACGGGTGTCCCATCACCAGTCAATTAGGTCTATATTCCACAATGTAACCTTTGAATCCTGCCCATTTCAAGGAACAACCCAAGGGGTCTGGTTAATGCACGAAAGGACGAGAAGCGTCAAGCCTCTCGTCCTGTCCGATTTACTCCGTTGTATAAGGTAAGAGCGCCACTTGACGCGCGCGCTTAATCGCCGTCGTTACTTGGCGTTGATGGCGTGCGCAGTTGCCGGTGATGCGCCGGGGAAGAATCTTGCCCCGATCCGTGAGGAACTTTTGCAACCGACCTGTGTCTTTGTAATCGGCTACTTTAATCTGATCCACACAGAACTGGCACACCTTACGACGCTTACCGCCTCGACCTCTTCGCGGCATGCTAATCACTCCTCGTCGCAATGATTGTGCTTCTATTTGATACCGAGTGTCACCCGTTAGAAGGGCAAATCATCATCAGAAATATCAATTGTTTGACTATCATCAGCAAATGGATCGTCTTCAAATCGCTGAGACTTGGCAGGCTCTGCCTGTCTGTTATCTGAACTGGTCCCTGAGCCCGACGGCTTCTGTTGGGAGCCATACATGGTGCCAGAGTTCTGTGGATCACCCCGGTCAAGAAAGCGGACTGACTCCGCCACCACTTCTGCGATTTTGACTTTTTGACCCTCTCGATTTTCAAAGCTTCTAATTTGCAGTCTGCCATCTACGGCCGCTTGTCGACCTTTGTGGAGATATTGAGCGCAAATCTCAGCTTGTTTCTGCCACACAACGATAGGGACGAAATCTGTTTCCCTCTCCCCGTTCTGGTTAGCCCGCATACGGTCCACAGCCAGTGTGAAGTTTGCCACAGCTGTCCCGCTGTTGGTGTAGCGAAGGTCAGGATCCTGCGTAAGTCTACCAATTAAAACAATCCGATTCAGCATACTACCCCTCCAGACGAATCTATTCGCCCAAACGTACCGTGAGATACCGAAGAATGCTGTCTTCAATTCTCATGATACGTTCCAGCTCCTTCGTAAAGTCGGTATCCGCTGTGTATTGCATCAGCACATAGTAACCCTCACGGTATTTATCAATCTCGTATGCTAATCGGCGTTTGCCCATTTCCTGGAGCTCGTCGATTTGGCCTTCGTGCTCCGTTACGAGGGATTGATATTTTTCCACCAGCTCAGCCGTTTGCTCGGCCTCGAGATCCGGTTTGAGGACATACATGGTCTCATACTGGCGCATCCCTGTCACCTCCTTCTGGTCTATGGCCCTGCCACTTTAGCAGAGCAAGGATCGGCGCGATTATAAGTGTTTAAAACGTGCCAATGCAAAATGATACCACAGGCGCATACATTGTACAACTTAAAAATGATTTTGCCCGTATAAGGACAGTGTAAACTAGGCAATCGGCCCTTTCACTGCAAGCTATTTTCATAGGGCTGCCGCAGCCCAGTGACAGGTCAATGTGAACGTGGCCGGATGGTGAAGACCTAGAACTGCAAGTTCATGGATTTGAGTGTATAAGTGAAGTACTGACCGATTCTAGACAGCGATTCTAGACATTGAAACGAAAATGCATCACGTCGCCGTCCTGGACGACATAGTCTTTGCCTTCTAGTCGAAGTTTACCTGAGTCCCGTGCAGCTGCATAAGATCCGGTAGTAATGAGGTCTTCATAGGCCACTACTTCTGCGCGAATGAAGCCTTTTTCGAAGTCACTGTGTATTTTCCCGGCCGCTTGGGGAGCTTTGGTTCCTGTCTCAATGGTCCAAGCACGAACCTCCGGCTCT
Proteins encoded in this window:
- the rpsF gene encoding 30S ribosomal protein S6, with product MRQYETMYVLKPDLEAEQTAELVEKYQSLVTEHEGQIDELQEMGKRRLAYEIDKYREGYYVLMQYTADTDFTKELERIMRIEDSILRYLTVRLGE
- the rpsR gene encoding 30S ribosomal protein S18; translated protein: MPRRGRGGKRRKVCQFCVDQIKVADYKDTGRLQKFLTDRGKILPRRITGNCARHQRQVTTAIKRARQVALLPYTTE
- the ssb gene encoding single-stranded DNA-binding protein, which codes for MLNRIVLIGRLTQDPDLRYTNSGTAVANFTLAVDRMRANQNGERETDFVPIVVWQKQAEICAQYLHKGRQAAVDGRLQIRSFENREGQKVKIAEVVAESVRFLDRGDPQNSGTMYGSQQKPSGSGTSSDNRQAEPAKSQRFEDDPFADDSQTIDISDDDLPF